GCGCGAAGCGCACGCCGTTCGCCGTCATCCACTCGACGGCCTTGGGCAGGTCGTCCACCCAAAGGCCCACATGGTTGAGCGGCGTGGTGTGCACGGCCGGCTTCTTCTCGGGATCGAGCGGCTGCATCAGATCGACCTCGATCTTGTGCGGGCCCTGGCCGATGGCGCAGATGTCTTCGTCGACGTTCTCGCGCTCGGAGACGAAGTTGCCGGTGACCTGCAGGCCCAGCACATCGACCCAGAGCTTGCGCAAGGCCTGCTTGTCGGGGCCGCCGATGGCGATCTGCTGGATGCCGAGGATCTTGTAGGGTTTCATGTTTGGTACACCACAAAAGGAAATGTTTCAGTCGGTTTGCTGAGCAGGGGAAGAGGAAGTGAACGTGTGAACAGGTGAGCAGCGCTGCGCGCTTGGTGAACCATTCACCTGTTCACCTGTTCACCTGTTCACCTGTTCACCTGTTCACCTGTTCACCTGTTCACCTGTTCACCTGTTCACCTGTTCACCCCTCAACCTCACTCAAACCTCAGAATCAGCTGATCCACCGACAAGCTCTCGCCCACCTTGGCCAGCACCTCGGCCACCTTGACGTCACGCTCGGCGATCAAGATGTTCTCCATCTTCATGGCCTCAATGACGGCCAGGCGCTCGCCGGCTTGCACGGTCTGGCCCGGATGCGCAGCGATCTGAACCAGCAGGCCCGGCATCGGCGAGAGCAGGAACTTGCTGGTGTCCGGCGGGGCCTTGAAAGGCATCAAGGTCTGCAGCTCGGCCGCGCGCGGCGAGAGCACATTGACGAGGATGGCATAGCCGTTGTGCTGCAAGCGATAAGCCAGCGGCTGCTTGGCCGTGCCGCGCTCGGCCTGGGCCACAAAGGGCTGGCCGTTGACGGTGCCGGTCAGGCGGATGTCGTTCAGGCGCGAGTTGCAGACGATGCGGTAGCTCTTGGCCTCAGCGCCTTCACCGACGCGCACCAGCGCCTCGCCGAGGTGCCCCACGAACTCGGAGATGTGCAGGGCGTGGCGGGCTTGCTGGCCGGCCGTGCCCTCGGACACCAGGGCCACGTAGTCGTGCTCAATGCGCACCTCATGGCCCGGCAGCTGGCCGCTGATGCCAGCCTCGCGCTCGCGCGCCTTGCGGCGGATGAAGCCAGCCAGGGCAACCAGGAACAGCGGATCGCTGTGCGGCACATCTTCGGCGCGGAAGCCGCCGCTGTAATGCTGGGCGATGAAGCCGGTGTTGAAGTTGCCGGACTTGAAGTCCTCATGCGCCAGCAGGGCCGACTGGAAGGGGATGTTGCTGGAGATGCCGCGGATGACAAAGCCATTCAAGGCTTCGCGCATCTTGGCGATGGCGTCGGCCCGGTCGCGGCCGTGGACGATGAGCTTGGCGATCATCGAGTCGTAGAACATCGGGATCTCGCCGCCTTCGTAGACGCCGGTGTCGACCCGAACGCCGCCCCAAGCGGTGTTCGTCACTGCCTCGCCGCCGAATGAACCTTGGGCATAACTCTCACCCTGCAGGGTCAGCGTGCCCTGCTCCAGATTGGCCTGCGGCGGCTGGTACTTGACCAGGCGGCCGGTCGAGGGCAGGAAGTTGCGGAAGGGGTCTTCGGCATTGATGCGGCACTCGATCGCCCAGCCTTCGCGCTTGATGTCCTCTTGCTTGAGGCTCAGCGGCTCACCGGCGGCCACACGGATCATCTGCTCGACCAGGTCCAGGCCGGTGATGCACTCGGTCACCGGGTGCTCCACCTGCAGGCGGGTGTTCATCTCCAGGAAATAGAAACTCTGGTCCTTGCCGACCACGAACTCCACCGTGCCCGCGCTCTGGTAGTTCACCGCCTTGGCCAGGGCCACGGCCTGCTCGCCCATGGCCTTGCGGGTGGCTTCGCTGATGAAAGGCGACGGCGCTTCTTCGATCACCTTCTGGTGGCGGCGCTGGATGGAGCATTCGCGCTCCCACAGGTAGAGCGTGTTGCCCTGGCTGTCGCCCAGCACCTGGATCTCGATGTGGCGCGGCTCCTCGACAAACTTCTCCATGAAGACGCGGTCGTCGCCAAAGCTGTTGCGCGCCTCATTGCGGCAGCTGCTGAAGCCTTCGAAACATTCCTTGTCATTGAAGGCCACGCGCAAGCCCTTGCCGCCACCGCCGGCGCTGGCCTTGATCATCACCGGGTAGCCGATGCCCTGGGCGATCTTGACCGCCTCTTCGGGTGAGAGGATGGGCTCGTTGTGGCCCGGGATGGTGTTGACCTGGGCGGCGTTGGCCAGCTTCTTGGAGGCGATCTTGTCGCCCATGGCGGCGATGGAGCCATGCTTGGGGCCGATGAAGGCAATGCCCTCTTCCTCGACCCGGCGCGCGAACTCTTCGTTCTCGCTCAGAAAGCCGTAGCCGGGGTGGATGGCCTGGGCGCCGGTCTGCTTGGCCGCCGCGATGATCTTGTCGGCCACCAGATAGGACTCGCGGCTGGGCGCCGGGCCCAGCAGCACGGCCTCATCGGCCAGCTCCACATGGCGAGCGTCCTTGTCGGCCTCGGAGTAGACGGCCACGGTCTTGATGCCCATCTTGCGGGCCGTCTTGATGACCCGGCAAGCGATCTCACCGCGGTTGGCGATCAGAATTTTTTCAAACATGATGTCTTGTCCCCATCAAAAACTTGTTCAGTCGGCTGACGTCAACGCTGTGCGGAAAAACGCAGGCGCCCAGCCAGGCAGAGATCGGTCCATTCGACGACGCGGCGCTCGATCCAGGCGGCGCCCTGCCCCTTGGCCGCCGCGGCGCCCTGGTAGGCAAAGCTCAGCATGGCCGGAGCGCGCTGCGCGTACTCGCTGCCGTCACTGAGCGCACCTTCGCGCTGCAGATCGGCCAGGGCCTGGCTGCGCGACAGGCCATCGACTCGGTAGAGCAGGATCACCGGCAGGCTGGCCAGATCGTTGCCGCAGGCCTCCACGCGGCTGGCGGCCGCTGCGCCGTAGCGCTGCAAGGCGCAGGCCGCGAATTGCTGCTGGGCCGAGGCGGCTTCTGGCGCCGAAGCAGGCTGTGATGCTGCCTCGGCATGGGCTTGCGCGTGGCTCGCCACGCAGTCCGCTGCAGGCAAAGCAGCGTGTACGCTGCCGCAAACCAGCAGCTGCCCGGCCCAGACCACGAGCGCCTTGGCGAAATTCACAGCGGAATGTTCCCGTGCTTGCGCCAGGGGTTGTCCAGCTTCTTGTCCTTGAGCATGACCAGGGAGCGGCAGATGCGTTTGCGGGTCTCATGCGGCTGGATCACATCGTCGATGAAGCCACGGGCGCCAGCGACAAAGGGGTTGGCAAAGCGGGCCTTGTACTCCGCTTCCTTGGCGGCCAGCTTCTCGGGATCGCCCTTGTCCTCGCGGAAGATGATCTCCACCGCGCCCTTGGCGCCCATCACCGCGATTTCGGCGTTAGGCCAGGCGAAGTTGACATCGCCGCGCAGGTGCTTGGAGGCCATCACATCGTAGGCGCCGCCGTAGGCTTTGCGGGTGATGACGGTCACCTTCGGCACCGTGCACTCGGCATAGGCATACAGCAGCTTGGCGCCATGCTTGATGATGCCGCCGTACTCCTGGCTGGTGCCTGGCATGAAGCCGGGCACATCGACGAAGGTGATCACCGGGATGTTGAAGGCATCGCAGAAGCGCACAAAGCGCGCGGCCTTGATGGAGCTCTTGATGTCCAGGCAGCCGGCCAGCACGAGCGGCTGGTTGGCGACGATGCCCACCGTCTGGCCCTCCATGCGGGCAAAGCCGGTCAAGATGTTCTTGGCGTAGTCGGGCTGCAGCTCGAAGAAGTCGCCGTCGTCGACCGTCTTCTGGATCAGCTCCTTCATGTCATAGGGCTTGTTCGGGTTGTCCGGCACCAGAGTGTCGAGCGAATGGTCGAGGCGGTTGCCGGGGTCACCGCTGGGCCGGGTCGGCGCCTTCTCGCGGTTGTTCAGCGGCAGGTAGTTGAAGAAGCGGCGCAGCATCAAGATGGCTTCGACATCGTTTTCGAAGCTGAGGTCGGCCACACCGCTCTTGCTGGTGTGGGTGCCAGCGCCGCCGAGCTCTTCGGCCGTCACCTCTTCGTGCGTCACCGTCTTCACGACCTCGGGCCCGGTCACGAACATATAGCTCGAGTCCTTGACCATGAAGATGAAATCGGTCATGGCCGGCGAGTAGACCGCGCCGCCAGCGCACGGGCCCATGATCATGCTGATCTGCGGGATCACGCCCGAGGCCAGCACATTCTTCTGGAACACATCGGCATAGCCGCCCAGGGAGGCCACGCCTTCCTGGATGCGTGCGCCGCCCGAGTCGTTGAGGCCGATCACCGGCGCGCCGACCTTCATGGCCTGGTCCATGACCTTGCAAATCTTCTCGGCATGCGCCTCGGACAAGGCGCCGCCGAAAACGGTGAAGTCCTGGCTGAAGCTGAAAGCCAGGCGACCGTTGATCATGCCGTAGCCGGTGACCACGCCGTCACCGGGGATCTTGTTCTCGGCCATGCCGAAATCCACGCAGCGGTGCTCGACAAACATATCCCATTCTTCAAAGGTGCCTTCGTCGAACAGCAGCTCCAGGCGCTCGCGCGCCGTCAGCTTGCCCTTTTTGTGCTGGGCAGCGATGCGCTTTTCGCCGCCGCCCAGCCGGGCCTGGGCACGTTTTTCTTCCAGTCGTTGTTGGATGTCATGCATGGGAAGTCCTTTCGTAGGGCCGTCCCAAGGAAGGACGCGCCCCCTCGGGGGGCAGCCCATTCATTGGGCGTGGGGGTTTCATTTCTCGTCTCCGGAGAAGAAATTCAACAGTTGGCGTGCTGCGGTGGAGGGCGCCAGGCGGCCCTGCAGCACATCTTCGGTGATCTGGGGCAGCTGGGCACTCACGGCCGGCGAGGCGGCAAACTGCTGGCGCAAGCCGGCGTGGATGCGCTCCCACATCCAACTCTGCGCCTGTTGCTGGCGTTTGGCCAGCCAGTGGCCTTGGGTCTGCTGCAATTCGCGGTAAGCACTGACCTGCGCCCAAAAGCGCTCCAGCCCATCGCCCTGCTCGGGCTTGAGCGCACTGAGCTGCATCACTTGTGGGTGCCAGGTCTTGCCCGACGTGGCGTGGTCCGTGTGGCTGTGGCCGTGGAAGCCGTAGATCCGCAGGCTGGAGCCGATCTGCGCCTGGGCGCGGGTGGCGGCCGCCCAATCGAGATCGGCCTTGTTGATGACGACCAGATCGGCCAGCTCCATCACGCCCTTCTTGATCGCCTGCAAATCATCGCCGGCGTTGGGCAGCTGCAGCAGCACATACATGTCCGTCATGCCGGCCACGGCGGTTTCGCTCTGGCCCACACCGACGGTCTCGACGATGACCACATCGAAGCCAGCCGCTTCGCAGACCAGCATGGCCTCGCGCGTCTTCTCGGCCACGCCGCCCAGGGTGCCGCTGCTGGGGCTGGGGCGGATGTAGGCGCGCTCGTCCATCGAGAGCCGCTCCATGCGGGTCTTGTCGCCGAGGATGGAGCCGCCCGAGACGCTGCTGCTCGGGTCCACCGCCAACACAGCGACGCGGTGGCCGCGTGCGATCAGAAACAGGCCCAGGGCCTCGATGAAGGTGCTCTTGCCCACGCCGGGCACGCCCGAGATGCCGAGGCGAAAGCTCTTGCCTGTGTGCGGCAGCAGTTCGGTCAGCAGGGCATCGGCCTGGGCGCGGTGATCGCGGCGGGTCGACTCCAGCAAGGTGATGGCCTTGGCCATGGCCCGGCGCTGCTGGGGGCCGGGAGCGGCCAGCAAAGCCGGCGCCAGACTCGGGCTGGGCAACACGAGCGTCATGCGCGCCCCAGCCGCTCGCCTTGAACGCCCGACCAGACCGGCGCAATGCCGTCCGGCACCTGGGCCAGGCGGGCCTCCTCACCAACGACAGGCAAGCGCCAGAGGTAGTCGATGTCGAACTCGCTCTCGCCCACCGCCTTGAAGCCATGGCGCAGATAAAAACGGTTGGCATCGCTGAGCTTGAGGGCCGAGAGACTGAGGTCTCGCCCCGCCCGCCGCGCCTGGTCCTTGGCCCAGCTGAGCACCCAGGAGCCGATGCCCTGGCTTTGTGCCGCGGGCTGCAGATAGAGCTGCTCGAGACGCAAGGCTGGCGCTTCACCCGCGGGCGTTTCGCGCAGCATCAAGAACCCGACCCGCTCGCTGCCGCGGCAGATGTGGCGCATGGTCTCGGGCTCGAACAAGGCCTCAAAGCGATCGCGGCTGCGCACGAGGTCGAAGCGCCCCAGTCGCTCCAGGCTGGGCCGCAAGGCCTCCATGCGCAGCTGGAACAGCGCATCCAGATCCTCGGCCGCCACCGGCTGCAGCTGATAGGCACTCATGCGCGGCTCCCGGTGCCGCTCACGCCGCAGCGGCCGTCAGCGACTGGCGGATCTGTTCCAGCACATCCTTGGCACTGGCCGGGATGGGGGTGCCGGGGCCGTAGATGCCTTTGACGCCGGCCTCATAGAGCATGTCGTAGTCCTGCGCCGGGATCACGCCGCCGACGAAGACGATGATGTCATCGGCACCTTGTGCCTTCAGCGCCGCGATGATGGCCGGCACCAAGGTCTTGTGACCGGCGGCCAGGGTCGAGATGCCGACCGCATGGACATCGTTCTCGATAGCTTGGCGGGCGCATTCCTCGGGGGTCTGGAACAGGGGGCCGATGTCGACATCGAAACCCAGATCAGCGTAAGCCGTGGCCACCACCTTGGCACCACGGTCGTGGCCGTCCTGGCCCAGCTTGGCGACCATCACGCGCGGGCGGCGTCCATGGACGTCAGCAAAGGACTTGATCTCGTCCTGCAGCTTGGCCCAGCCCTCGGCCGAGTCGTAAGCGGCGGCATAGACGCCGGTGACCTTTTGCGTGTCGGCGCGGTGACGGCCGTACACCGCCTCGAGTGCATCGCTGATCTCGCCCACCGTGGCGCGCAGGCGCACAGCCTGGATGCTCAGGTCCAGCAGATTGCCTTGGCCGGACTTGGCGGCTTCGGTCAGGGCATGGAGCGCGGCCTGGACGGCGGCACTGTCGCGGCTGGCCTTGATGGCCTTGAGCCGCTCAATCTGGCCGTCACGCACACGGACATTGTCGACATCGAGGATCTCGATCTTGTCTTCCTTGGCCAACTTGTACTTATTGACGCCCACGATGACATCGCGCCCAGAGTCGATGGCCGCCTGCTTCTCGGCCGCGCTGGCCTCGATCTTGAGCTTGGCCCAGCCGCTGTCCACCGCGCGGGTCATGCCGCCCATGGCCTCGACCTCTTCGATGATGGCCCAGGCCTTGTCGGCCATGTCCTGGGTCAGCGATTCCATCATGTAGCTGCCGGCCCAGGGGTCGATCACGCTGGTGATGTGGGTCTCTTCCTGGATGAT
This region of Paucibacter aquatile genomic DNA includes:
- a CDS encoding VOC family protein, which encodes MKPYKILGIQQIAIGGPDKQALRKLWVDVLGLQVTGNFVSERENVDEDICAIGQGPHKIEVDLMQPLDPEKKPAVHTTPLNHVGLWVDDLPKAVEWMTANGVRFAPGGIRKGAAGYDICFIHPKSSAEFPIGGEGVLIELVQAPAEVIAALG
- a CDS encoding acyl-CoA carboxylase subunit beta, giving the protein MHDIQQRLEEKRAQARLGGGEKRIAAQHKKGKLTARERLELLFDEGTFEEWDMFVEHRCVDFGMAENKIPGDGVVTGYGMINGRLAFSFSQDFTVFGGALSEAHAEKICKVMDQAMKVGAPVIGLNDSGGARIQEGVASLGGYADVFQKNVLASGVIPQISMIMGPCAGGAVYSPAMTDFIFMVKDSSYMFVTGPEVVKTVTHEEVTAEELGGAGTHTSKSGVADLSFENDVEAILMLRRFFNYLPLNNREKAPTRPSGDPGNRLDHSLDTLVPDNPNKPYDMKELIQKTVDDGDFFELQPDYAKNILTGFARMEGQTVGIVANQPLVLAGCLDIKSSIKAARFVRFCDAFNIPVITFVDVPGFMPGTSQEYGGIIKHGAKLLYAYAECTVPKVTVITRKAYGGAYDVMASKHLRGDVNFAWPNAEIAVMGAKGAVEIIFREDKGDPEKLAAKEAEYKARFANPFVAGARGFIDDVIQPHETRKRICRSLVMLKDKKLDNPWRKHGNIPL
- a CDS encoding GNAT family N-acetyltransferase; translated protein: MSAYQLQPVAAEDLDALFQLRMEALRPSLERLGRFDLVRSRDRFEALFEPETMRHICRGSERVGFLMLRETPAGEAPALRLEQLYLQPAAQSQGIGSWVLSWAKDQARRAGRDLSLSALKLSDANRFYLRHGFKAVGESEFDIDYLWRLPVVGEEARLAQVPDGIAPVWSGVQGERLGRA
- the meaB gene encoding methylmalonyl Co-A mutase-associated GTPase MeaB, producing the protein MTLVLPSPSLAPALLAAPGPQQRRAMAKAITLLESTRRDHRAQADALLTELLPHTGKSFRLGISGVPGVGKSTFIEALGLFLIARGHRVAVLAVDPSSSVSGGSILGDKTRMERLSMDERAYIRPSPSSGTLGGVAEKTREAMLVCEAAGFDVVIVETVGVGQSETAVAGMTDMYVLLQLPNAGDDLQAIKKGVMELADLVVINKADLDWAAATRAQAQIGSSLRIYGFHGHSHTDHATSGKTWHPQVMQLSALKPEQGDGLERFWAQVSAYRELQQTQGHWLAKRQQQAQSWMWERIHAGLRQQFAASPAVSAQLPQITEDVLQGRLAPSTAARQLLNFFSGDEK
- a CDS encoding acetyl-CoA carboxylase biotin carboxylase subunit, with the protein product MFEKILIANRGEIACRVIKTARKMGIKTVAVYSEADKDARHVELADEAVLLGPAPSRESYLVADKIIAAAKQTGAQAIHPGYGFLSENEEFARRVEEEGIAFIGPKHGSIAAMGDKIASKKLANAAQVNTIPGHNEPILSPEEAVKIAQGIGYPVMIKASAGGGGKGLRVAFNDKECFEGFSSCRNEARNSFGDDRVFMEKFVEEPRHIEIQVLGDSQGNTLYLWERECSIQRRHQKVIEEAPSPFISEATRKAMGEQAVALAKAVNYQSAGTVEFVVGKDQSFYFLEMNTRLQVEHPVTECITGLDLVEQMIRVAAGEPLSLKQEDIKREGWAIECRINAEDPFRNFLPSTGRLVKYQPPQANLEQGTLTLQGESYAQGSFGGEAVTNTAWGGVRVDTGVYEGGEIPMFYDSMIAKLIVHGRDRADAIAKMREALNGFVIRGISSNIPFQSALLAHEDFKSGNFNTGFIAQHYSGGFRAEDVPHSDPLFLVALAGFIRRKAREREAGISGQLPGHEVRIEHDYVALVSEGTAGQQARHALHISEFVGHLGEALVRVGEGAEAKSYRIVCNSRLNDIRLTGTVNGQPFVAQAERGTAKQPLAYRLQHNGYAILVNVLSPRAAELQTLMPFKAPPDTSKFLLSPMPGLLVQIAAHPGQTVQAGERLAVIEAMKMENILIAERDVKVAEVLAKVGESLSVDQLILRFE